The window ACATCCGTTGATGGAGATCAGGCCTCTTCCGGTCGCATAGCACACCGAGCAAAATGGGTACGTGATGaatctaaaaattatattgtttttaaagttGCAAAACACGAGTTCGAGTATAagaaatctttgaaaatatttttgtaaatacgttCGACTGTAATTTGCTTACGTGTAATTAGAAGTTTGCAAATGTCCATTTTAGATTGCGTGGAAAATAACGTGCTGTGAACATTGCtgcaaaatattgaatgtttgttacaattttcactAACGTTATATACACGTCATAAGTGATAATATACTTGGTTATACAGAGTGATTCTTCTCTGAGCAAAAATGAATTGACAAGGAAACTATTgacattacattaaatattaacctTGCTTCTAACCATTCGCAGGTAAGCCTCGTGGTCTTCGTACGGCACGTAAACACGTGAACCACAGACGTGATCAACGCTGGAACGACAAAGATTACAAGAAAGCTCACTTGGGAACGAGGTGGAAGGCTAATCCATTCGGTGGTGCTTCTCATGCCAAGGGTATCGTCTTGGAAAAAGTGTACGTATACATTCCTCCATCCCTTACCTCCATCCCATACACCGATATTCTCATCGATTCGACTTTCCAGAGGTGTAGAAGCTAAGCAGCCCAACTCTGCTATTCGAAAGTGCGTCAGAGTACAACTTATCAAGAACGGCAAAAAGATTACAGCCTTCGTACCCAGAGATGGTTGTTTAAATAACATCGAAGAGAACGACGAAGTTCTAGTCGCAGGATTCGGTCGTAAGGGTCACGCTGTTGGTGACATTCCAGGAGTAAGATTCAAAGTGGTGAAAGTTGCCAATGTTTCCTTACTCGCGCTTTACAAAGAGAAGAAAGAGCGTCCCAGATCGTAAGATCGTTGTAATGTATTTCTAATTGCACATATAAAAGATTTGTAAAGAAATGGAATGGTTTATTTATATCCTTACTGAATTTgcaaatagactgcggatttttatgcgtttatagaTAAAagatgttttaattaatatttgtattgtaataatagcagagtaaagtttttatttagcTTCTCTGTTTGTAGGTATCTtagcaaacattttatttgcataaagattcgcagtatTCTTTTGATGATTAATTTAGGTACTGTACAggtagatttaatattttctatttcataaaagtacaaatatataGGTATTACCGTATGCTAATAATTTAATGACTATTACTACACGCGTATACAGCTTCTTCTATATCGACAACAACATCcttgataattttattcaacggtGTGTTTATTTGACTCAACTGTTTCGGTATATTCGCgttatatatttcttctttcgtttgcAGAAACTAAAAACGAACTGATTAGTAACATAACACGTTTCGTAGAGTACGTAACAAGTATCCcaatatttgaatacaaaaCCTGCGTTAAAGTAGAGAAGTTCGAGCATATATCTTTTATATCATCATCCATAGAAGTCATAGTATTCTTTTGATTCTCTTCGTTTATTTCCTTGAACATTGGCCAGGACTCGATCGTTGAAAAAGCTTCTATAAACTTCTCTCTCTCCGcattaaacaacaaatttatatca of the Hylaeus volcanicus isolate JK05 unplaced genomic scaffold, UHH_iyHylVolc1.0_haploid 11324, whole genome shotgun sequence genome contains:
- the LOC128882381 gene encoding 40S ribosomal protein S23; the encoded protein is MGKPRGLRTARKHVNHRRDQRWNDKDYKKAHLGTRWKANPFGGASHAKGIVLEKVGVEAKQPNSAIRKCVRVQLIKNGKKITAFVPRDGCLNNIEENDEVLVAGFGRKGHAVGDIPGVRFKVVKVANVSLLALYKEKKERPRS